The DNA window CGCCGCCGTTCGGCAACCACCGCCGCCGACGCGACGGCGTCCAACAGCGCATCCGGCACCAACTGAACAACCCGTCGGCGCCGAGGCGACACTGGCCGGGTGACCTCGACGATGCTGGTGCTCGGGCCGAAACTCGCCGTCGCGCTCGTGCTGCTGACCGCCGCCGCAGCCGCCGTCGCCACCGTCGGACGGCTCGGGCACGGCCGGCAGATCGCAATCGCCGCCGGCCGCGCCGCGCTGCAACTGGCCGCCGTGTCACTGGTGATCACCGCGATCGTCGGCTCGCTGTGGGCCACCGGGGCGTTCGTCCTGCTCATGTGCGCGGTCGCCGCCGGCACCTCCGGTCGACGGATCACCGGCGGCCCGTACGGCTGGTGGGCGGGAGTCCCGATCGCCACCGCCAGCCTGAGCGTCGTCGCCGCGCTGCTCCTGGCAGGTCTGGTGCCCCTACGCGGCATCGCGATCATCCCGATCGCCGGCATCCTGACCGGCGGCGCCATGACCGCCACCAGCCTGGCCGGGCGGCGCTTCAACGACGACCTCCGCGACCGGCGCGGCGAGGTCCAAGCCGCCCTCGCGCTGGGCCTGCTGCCCCGCGACGCCGCGCTGCTCGTCTGCCGCCCCGCCGCGAGCCAGGCACTCGTCCCCGCCCTGGACCAGACCCGCACCGTCGGCCTGGTCACCCTCCCCGGCACCTTCGTGGGCGTCCTCCTCGGCGGCGCCAGTCCCCTTACGGCGGGGATAACCCAACTGTTCGTTCTCGTCGGTCTCCTCACTGTCGAAGCCACCGCCATCGTCGTCACCATCGAGGTGATGGCCCGGGGACGTCTACGCCCGCGATCACCGTGAACCCAGCGAAACGCTCGGCCTTACGCCTGCCCCGCACCCGCATTCGCGGCAGCGACGGTGACGGCGACCTGTCCTGATTCCCACCCCGGTCGGTACCGCTTGACGCTCGGCTCCCGCGCGTCACTGCCGACCAGGTCGCTCGGATCCACCTACACCGCCTCGCCCCTGGCCGCCAGCTCAACAGTCGAGCCGGGATGGGAGTCAGCTGATGCCGTCGAACTGATTCAGGGTCGTCATCAGGGTGTCCACCGCCGAGGCGCAGTCGCCCCGCACCGGACGCGACGCCCGCAGAGCCGTCAGGACCGCATCGATCTGGTCGTCGAGTTGGTGCCATCTCGCCGAATCGCGCGGCTTGAGCCCCGCCTCGGCGTCGTCCCAGGCCACCTCGAGATCCTTCGCCCGGGCCTTCCCGCCCACCAGGTCGTTCTTGGCGACCTTCTCCTTGATGTCGGTGACGATCACCGTGAACTCGCCCAGGTTGCCCAGCTTCGTGGTCGGATGAGCTTTCCGCGGGAGGGCGGCGTGGGCGCTGGCCGGGGCGCCGGCCTGTGCGGTCGCCACGGGCGCAGGCTCGGCGGTCGGCGTCGTGTCCGCGGCCGGCCGCAGCACCCACCCGAGCAGCGCGACAGCGACCACGGCCCCGCCGGCCCACAGGTAGTCCTGCCGGTAGCCGCCCAGCGGCCCCCCACCCTTTACCGCCACCCCATGACGCGTGACCAGAACCTGTTCACGGATGACGAGGACCACGATCGTGCCGAAGAACAGCCCACTGGTCACGCTCGCACCCAGCCCCAGACCGCCGAATTCCTTGTCCTGCGTCAACAGGTCACCGAGCGAGGCGCCGAGCGGGCGGGTGAGCACGTAGGCGATCCAGAACGTCAGCACCTGTCCGGCGCCCAGCCGGTAGGCAACCCACGTCGCCAGAATCAGGCCCCCGAAGATCAGCACCCCGTTGCGGAACCCCAGGCTGAGTGCCTCGGTGGCGAGGTCACCGGCGGCGGTACCGAGCGCGAACGTGGTGAGGATCGCGCCCCAATAGAACGCCTCTCGGCGCGGAGTGTCGATGGAGGTGATGGCGAGAGTGCGCTCCTGGCGATACCAGACGGCGAACACGACCGCGAGGATCACCATGAAGACGGCGGTGCTCAGATACAGGCTCACGCCCAGCGCATCGGTGAAGAAGTCCGTTAGCTGCGTGCCGACGATGCTCACCAACACCACACACAACCAATAGATCCACGGCGTGCATGCGCGGGTGCGGAACTGGATGACAAGCGCGACGACGAGCACCGCGATCATGACCGCGTCGGTAACGGCAGGTCCGAGACCGACGTTCACGGTCAGATAGTCCGCGAACGTCTCTCCGATCGTCGTCGACAACACCTTGATGACCCAGAACGTCGCAGTGATCGCCGGGACTTTCGTCAACCACCCGCGCGTAGCTCGTGACCGGTCGATGGCAATGGACACAACTCTCCCCTTCGTCGAGGACTGCGGCGAGCAGCATCGGCCACCGGCCCTGAGACCACGCTGAAAGGCTCCTCGAGCGATCCGTCCACCGCGGCCTCTGCGTTCGCGGCGACCGGGCCGGCAGGTTCGACCAGCCGGCACCCGCCATCCGACGCGACAGCGCGATGATCGCGACGGAGCCGGGATGTCCGAGACGGGCACTGCCGGCAACACGGCCCGCTGATTCGGCTCGTCGACGGTCGAGTGCGTCGTGTCCGGCCGATCGCCCGTCCCACCGTTGAGCGCTGTCAACCTCACCTGGTCCTTGGCACGGGCGTCACCGGCTCGCACACTCAGGCCAAAGACCGTGAGGGGGACATGTCATGGCCGGTACGGGCAAGATCTATAAGCGGTGCGGCTGCCGCGACGCCGTCAGCAGCAAACGGCTCGAGCAGCACTGCCCGCGCCTGTCGGAGCGCGGGCACGGCAGCTGGTACTTCGACTGCTCCGCCGCCGACGCGTTCGGCGGCCCGGCGCGCGCACGCCGCGGCGGCTTCCCGTCGAAGGCCGCCGCGGGCCGGGCCCGGGACGAATGGCTGACCCGCACCGGCGAAGCGCGCACCGCGCGGGGATGGACCCTGGAGCGGTGGCTGCGGTACTGGCTGTCCACCCGCACAAAGATCCGGCCAACCACCAAGGCCGCGTACACCCGCGACGTCGAACAGTTCCTCATCCCCCACCTGGGCAGGATCACGCTCGAGGACCTCAACATCCGCCGCATCCGCAAGGGCTTCGACGAGATCGCGCAGAGCACCAACGGCCGGGGCCAGCCGCAGACCCCCTCGTGCCTGCACCACCTGCGCACCACCCTGCGGGCAGCGCTCAACCTCGCCGTCCGTGACGGACTGCTCGAGGCCAACCCGATCCGCCACCTCGAACTGCCGTCCTACCGCAAGCCCCACGCCCAGGTCTGGACCCCGGCGCGCGTCGCGGAGTGGCGGGCAACCGGCCGGCACCCGGCGGTCGCGGTGTGGACAGCGCCGTACCTCGCCGCGTTCCTCGACGCGGTCACCGCCGACCGGCTGTTCGCCCTGTGGTGGCTCATCGCCCTGCGCGGCCTGCGCCGCGGCGAAGCGTGCGGCCTGCGCTGGTCCGACATCGACCTCGACCACGGCGTGCTGTTCATCGTCCGCAACCGCGCCACCGTCGGCTACCACGTCATCGAAGGCGAACCGAAGTCCGCCGCCGGCATGCGCGCCGTCGCCCTCGACAAGCACACCGTGGCCGTGCTCCGCGAGCACCTGCGCCGCCAACACCTCAACCAGGCCGCCCGCACGGTTGCGGGCAAACCCTGCTACGACAGCGGCTACGTGTTCATCCGCCCCGACGGCAGGCCCCTGCACCCCCAGTACGCCACCCGACACTTCGCCCGACTCGTCAAACGAGCCGACCTGCCACCGATCCGGCTGCACGACCTGCGCCACGGCGCGGCGTCCCTCGCCCACGAAGCCGGCGCCGACCTCAAAACCGTGCAAGACCTCCTCGGCCACGCCAGCATCCTCACCACCGCCGACACCTACACCACCGTCTTGCCGCCTGCCCAGCGCCACTGCGCCGAAGCCACCGCCCGACTCGTCCTAGCCGCAGCCCGACGCACCCGCGAGAGAATCAGGAAGACAGCCGGCCGCAACCGCCCTGCCCGGCGCCCACACAACAAGCGCCGCACCGCGAAGAAGCGGTAGCTCACCCACAAAACGGCAGGTCAACGAGCCACGTCTACCAGTTCGATTACAGAGAGTGACGGTGCATTCATGACACCCGCGCGACACCCACCATCCAGATGGGACGATCAACAAAAAACGCCTGACCGCGTTTCCGCAGGCCAGACGCTTTCTGATCTTGTGCGCCCGAAGGGACTCGAACCCCTAACCTTCTGATCCGTAGCGCAGGTCCGGGCGCTATATCGCTCATGGTGGATTTCCAAGAGCCTTTGTGAGTAAGAGCTTCGTACGGGGCAGTCCCTACACGTCGGCGACAGTTCGCCGGCGTCCGAGCAGCCACGGAGCAACCATCATGACATACCCCGGCGACTTCCACTACCAGAGATGGCAACACGATCAACTCACGCTGCTGCCATTCGATGAGCGGTTACTGTAGCGACCCGACTCGTATCCTAACCTCATCGGCCAAGCCCAGCCGGCCTTCCCCGCCTCGCAACTGAGGGCTGTACCTGGCTCCCTCGATCAACAGAAGCCGAGGGTGCTCAGCCAGCCACCGTTTGGTGATGCCACTGTGGTGGGTGGTGCCGTTATCGCAGATCACCGCCACGATCGGAGCCTCGGGGTAGGCCGCCAGCAGCATGTCGAGGAAGTAGCAGAACACCACCGACACGTTCTTGACCGAAACATGGTAGTGCCAGGCCCCGGTGGCCAGGTTGACCGCGCCGTGCAGGGTGCGACGCAGGTTGGTGCCGGGGGTCAGGACGTGGTGGCGGATACCTCGGGGCATCCAACAGGCACGCACCCGGGCGAGCAGGTCGAGGTGCGTCTCGTCCTCAGCGAGGACGACCGCCCCGGCGGGCAGGGCCTCGATCTGCGCACGGATGTCCGCGCAGATCGTGTCGTGGTGGGGATCGCCACGGGCGATCAGGCGGGGTCGGCACCAGCGTGCCTGTTCACGGAGCCGGCGATAGACGGTGCGCAGGCTCAGCGGTGGGCGGCCCAACGCCCGCCAGATCCGGGCGGTGGTCCACGCCTTCGGCGTGCCAAGCAGGGAACGGATGCGGGCACCGAGACCGGGACTACCCAGCCGAGGCCGCCCGGAGCGGGGCCGGTCGGCAGCCCATCGAGTCCTTCCAGATCGTGGCGGATGATCCATCGCCGGACGGTGGCCGGGTCGTAGTGCAGCAGGGCGCCGATCTCGCTGGCGGGCATCCCACCAGCGGACAGCAGGATCATCACCGCGCGGGTGGCGACCCGCCACTGCCGGTGCAGGGCGTCCACGATTTGGTGGTACTGCTCGTCGGGCAGGTTGGCGTACACGTGCGGGGGGCGCATACTGGCGAAGACCTCGTCGGGCTGATCTTGTGTGGAAACTCGATCAAACCCCCGACGAGTCTTCATGTTGGTACCACGCCAACTCGGGCGAGTTACGGACAAAACTTCCGGCAACCCGCTTAGGGCGTGTCTCGTGGATCTTCGGGGCGGGTTTTGCTAGATAGATTGGCGTGTCTCGACGACATGAGCTGACCGATGACGAGTGGGCGCTTCTGGCGCCGTTGCTGCCAGCGGATCCGCCACGTGGGGGCCGGTGGCGTGACCATCGGACGACGGTCTCGGGGATCTTGTATCGGGAACGTACCGGGATTCCGTGGCGTGACCTGCCGGAGCGGTTCGGTCCGTGGAAGACGGTCTACCAGCGCAAACGCAGGTGGGCGATGGACGGGACCTGGTCGCGGATCTGCGCGGCGTTGCGGATCGACTGCGACGCCGAGGAAGGCGACGAGTGGACGGTCGGGGTGGACACCTCCTCGATCCGGGCGCACCAGCACGCGGCGGGTGCTCGGCACGCCCCGGCGGCTGATCACCCGAAAAGGGGGAAGCCGCAAGGGACGAAAAGGGCGGAAGGGAAGCCCTCGGCCGGTCCCGTGGCGGATTGACCACCAAGCTGCACCTGGCCGCTGACCGTCGTTGCCGTCCGATCGCCCGGCACACCACGTGCGGGCAGCGGGCCGACTGCACCGGCTTCACGCAGGTCATGGCCGCTATCCGGATTCCCCGCCGGGTCGGCCGGCCGCGTACCCGTCCCGGGCATGTCCTGGCTGACAAGGCGTACAGCTCGAAGGCCATCCGTTCTCACCTACGCCGCCGCGGCATCAAGGCCACGATCCCGATCAAGGCCGATCAGGCGGCCAACCGCCGCAAG is part of the Micromonospora olivasterospora genome and encodes:
- a CDS encoding ABC transporter permease, producing MTSTMLVLGPKLAVALVLLTAAAAAVATVGRLGHGRQIAIAAGRAALQLAAVSLVITAIVGSLWATGAFVLLMCAVAAGTSGRRITGGPYGWWAGVPIATASLSVVAALLLAGLVPLRGIAIIPIAGILTGGAMTATSLAGRRFNDDLRDRRGEVQAALALGLLPRDAALLVCRPAASQALVPALDQTRTVGLVTLPGTFVGVLLGGASPLTAGITQLFVLVGLLTVEATAIVVTIEVMARGRLRPRSP
- a CDS encoding tyrosine-type recombinase/integrase; this translates as MAGTGKIYKRCGCRDAVSSKRLEQHCPRLSERGHGSWYFDCSAADAFGGPARARRGGFPSKAAAGRARDEWLTRTGEARTARGWTLERWLRYWLSTRTKIRPTTKAAYTRDVEQFLIPHLGRITLEDLNIRRIRKGFDEIAQSTNGRGQPQTPSCLHHLRTTLRAALNLAVRDGLLEANPIRHLELPSYRKPHAQVWTPARVAEWRATGRHPAVAVWTAPYLAAFLDAVTADRLFALWWLIALRGLRRGEACGLRWSDIDLDHGVLFIVRNRATVGYHVIEGEPKSAAGMRAVALDKHTVAVLREHLRRQHLNQAARTVAGKPCYDSGYVFIRPDGRPLHPQYATRHFARLVKRADLPPIRLHDLRHGAASLAHEAGADLKTVQDLLGHASILTTADTYTTVLPPAQRHCAEATARLVLAAARRTRERIRKTAGRNRPARRPHNKRRTAKKR
- a CDS encoding IS5 family transposase (programmed frameshift) produces the protein MSRRHELTDDEWALLAPLLPADPPRGGRWRDHRTTVSGILYRERTGIPWRDLPERFGPWKTVYQRKRRWAMDGTWSRICAALRIDCDAEEGDEWTVGVDTSSIRAHQHAAGARHAPAADHPKRGKPQGTKRAEEALGRSRGGLTTKLHLAADRRCRPIARHTTCGQRADCTGFTQVMAAIRIPRRVGRPRTRPGHVLADKAYSSKAIRSHLRRRGIKATIPIKADQAANRRKKGSRGGRPPTFDRERYKQRNTAERAFNKLKQFRAVATRYDKRDYMYQATVDIATMKIWLRDLAQDRRDTA